From a region of the Sesamum indicum cultivar Zhongzhi No. 13 linkage group LG3, S_indicum_v1.0, whole genome shotgun sequence genome:
- the LOC105159233 gene encoding uncharacterized protein LOC105159233 isoform X2 yields the protein MELRGCGNTHFIQIIRGDLVIKGYNTDSHGRPALSFKTIKEIYEGKESVKYEVPCFPVAQRTLREIKHEIDEFVSDPDNGLDSDLDDETTLRQLKQRFLKRKRKVTSRDQNSNLAYANQKTLQAESDLNEPIINWKSKNSRKLKAKKNCMKGTVVSSLTTAFDIKSETNLVEGLPQVGPDLALVIRVKVEVPDANELGCKRKTSAAADASMGQNEVASPGGEASNGFQKTMAQLELREPLYSAEECLKCVTNEISYEHLEDNEPISELDPSDGMTGKLETPELFCDESLDLAFLEIEKGKEIRDKNSCRRSLSDDQSSDVCMPSRSYSSMEEISAQGSSSGVPVPRKVIGCNIGCTEDKLMTDEQHNCLSAPEKICSSSQKSITSLRIDDNLAPTNDNIADAEESLTSTLIDLKKNGLNSRSNMENELLKAVEKQGSASSITETKSQSSREHQTSDSADKILTPESRQPPERLLSTRKAISPSSQEQLCLAMNSVELSDGVDQHIGSECKGQLFDRQTEKKSSLVRPEFHRTRLTIKHGGQGQVGQRKVIISSRDIIKKSKNAKVDLESPRFSRTLPNLSAGCTSIQGCSESAIAFSQRQMQDMESLAVKLMNELKSMKDIVEQKLLFEAYRSASLRSDADEVKSAINSASRMEETARKWLSMMQRDCNRFCKIMVTLPLQYCRN from the exons ATGGAACTAAGGGGTTGTGGAAATACACATTTCATCCAAATCATAAGAGGAGATTTGGTTATTAAAGGTTACAATACAGATTCTCATGGAAGGCCAGCCCTTTCATTTAAGACTATTAAGGAAATATACGAGGGTAAAGAAAGTGTGAAATATGAAGTTCCATGTTTCCCTGTGGCACAAAGAACATTAAGGGAAATAAAACATGAAATAGATGAATTTGTTTCAGATCCTGACAATGGTTTGGACAGTGATTTGGATGATGAAACCACATTGAGACAGCTTAAACAAAGGTTcctaaaaaggaaaaggaaagttACTTCTAGGGATCAGAATTCTAACCTGGCATATGCAAACCAAAAGACATTGCAAGCTGAATCCGATCTTAATGAGCCCATTATCAATTGGAAATCCAAGAATTCAAGGAAGTTGAAGGCCAAAAAGAATTGCATGAAGGGAACTGTTGTCTCCTCTTTGACCACTGCCTTTGATATCAAATCCGAAACGAACCTTGTTGAAGGTTTGCCACAAGTTGGTCCTGACCTAGCTCTAGTTATTCGTGTCAAAGTTGAGGTTCCAGATGCCAATGAACTAGGatgcaaaagaaaaacttctgctgctgctgatgcATCCATGGGCCAAAATGAGGTAGCAAGTCCGGGTGGTGAAGCGTCAAATGGATTCCAGAAAACGATGGCTCAGCTAGAACTGAGAGAACCATTATATTCTGCAGAAGAATGCCTGAAGTGTGTTACTAATGAGATTTCCTACGAACATTTGGAGGACAATGAGCCCATTTCTGAACTCGACCCATCGGACGGCATGACTGGTAAGTTGGAAACTCCAGAATTGTTTTGCGATGAATCTCTAGATTTGGCTTTTTTGGAAATTGAGAAGGGCAAAGAGATTAGGGATAAAAATTCTTGCAGAAGGTCACTCTCTGATGACCAAAGTTCAGATGTGTGTATGCCTTCCAGAAGTTATTCTAGTATGGAAGAGATATCTGCACAAGGCAGTAGTTCTGGAGTCCCAGTTCCTCGTAAGGTTATTGGCTGTAACATTGGATGCACTGAGGATAAATTAATGACAGATGAGCAACATAATTGTCTGAGTGCCCCTGAGAAGATCTGCAGTTCTTCTCAGAAGTCCATTACTTCCTTGAGGATTGATGATAATTTAGCTCCAACCAATGATAATATAGCTGACGCGGAGGAATCATTAACATCTACCTTGATagatctaaaaaaaaatggcttGAACTCTAGAAGTAATATGGAGAATGAATTATTGAAGGCTGTGGAGAAGCAGGGTTCAGCATCTTCAATCACCGAGACAAAAAGTCAGTCCTCCAGAGAGCACCAAACTTCAGATAGTGCTGACAAAATTTTAACACCAGAATCACGTCAGCCTCCAGAAAGACTTCTTTCTACACGAAAG GCCATCTCTCCGTCTTCTCAAGAGCAATTATGCTTGGCAATGAATTCAGTTGAGCTATCAGATGGTGTTGACCAACATA TTGGTTCAGAATGCAAAGGGCAGCTCTTTGACAGACAAACTGAGAAGAAGTCTTCACTTGTAAGACCAGAATTCCATCGTACTAGACTAACCATTAAACATGGAGGGCAGGGGCAGGTTGGCCAGAGAAAAGTCATCATAAGTTCCAGAGATATCATAAAGAAGTCAAAGAATGCAAAAGTCGATCTTGAGAGTCCTCGTTTTTCCCGCACCCTGCCTAACCTTAGTGCTGGATGTACGTCCATTCAAGGTTGTTCTGAAAGTGCTATTGCATTCTCACAGCGGCAGATGCAAGACATGGAGTCTCTTGCAGTGAAGCTGATGAACGAGCTGAAATCGATGAAGGACATTGTAGAGCAAAAGTTGCTTTTTGAAGCATATCGCAGTGCTTCCTTGAGAAGTGATGCAGATGAG GTAAAATCAGCAATTAATAGTGCTTCGAGAATGGAGGAAACAGCACGAAAGTGGCTATCCATGATGCAAAGGGACTGCAACcgtttttgtaaaataatg GTTACATTGCCTCTTCAATATTGTAGAAACTGA
- the LOC105159231 gene encoding uncharacterized protein LOC105159231 isoform X1 codes for MNWVQRKIYLYNVTFGLYMLDWWERYLFNTLVIVLMWFVFYNSSRYVADFCKRHMH; via the exons ATGAACTGGGTTCAACGCAAGATTTATCTTTACAATGTTACATTCGGGCTCTACATGCTGGATTGGTGGGAGCGTTACCTTTTCA ATACGCTGGTTATCGTGTTGATGTGGTTTGTTTTCTACAACAGTTCGCGATACGTCGCTGACTTCTGCAAAAG GCATATGCACTGA
- the LOC105159232 gene encoding COP9 signalosome complex subunit 4 isoform X2: MESAFASASAISDQRQKIEQYKHILASVLSSNDVVQAKQFIDHMLSDDVPLVVSRQLLQMFAQELGRLEPEFQKEIAHYTLNQIQHRVVSFEEQVLIIREKLAALYESEQEWSKAAQMLSGIDLDSGMRVIDDTFRLSKCVQIARLYLEDDDAVNAEAFINKASFLVTNSRHEVLNLQYKVCYARILDLKRKFLEAALRYYDISQIEKRQIGDEEIDEEALEQALAAAVTCTILAAAGPQRSRVLATLYKDERCSKLKIYPILQKVYLERILRKPEIDAFAEELKPHQKALLPDNFTVLDRAMIEHNLLSASKLYTNISFDELGTLLGIAPQKVQSSTRNDASAWLRK, from the exons ATGGAGAGCGCATTCGCTAGCGCGTCAGCGATCAGTGACCAACGGCAAAAGATCGAACAGTACAAACACATTCTCGCCTCCGTCCTCTCCTCAAACGATGTCGTCCAAGCCAAACAATTCATCGACCACA TGTTATCGGACGATGTGCCGCTTGTGGTGTCGAGGCAGCTCCTGCAGATGTTTGCCCAGGAGCTAGGGAGGTTGGAGCCCGAGTTTCAGAAGGAAATTGCTCATTATACTCTTAATCAGATTCAACATCGTGTTGTTTCCTTTGAGGAACAG GTGTTGATCATCAGAGAAAAGCTTGCCGCACTGTATGAATCGGAACAAGAATGGTCAAAAGCTGCACAAATGCTTAGTGGCATTGATTTGGATTCTGGAATGAG AGTAATTGATGATACCTTCAGGCTGTCAAAATGTGTCCAAATTGCTCGGCTTTACCTTGAG GACGATGATGCAGTTAATGCCGAAGCTTTCATAAACAAAGCTTCCTTTTTGGTTACAAACAGTCGACATGAAGTGTTGAATTTGCAATACAAG GTTTGCTATGCGAGAATACTAGATTTGAAAAGGAAGTTCTTGGAAGCTGCTCTACGGTATTATGATATATCCCAAATTGAGAAGCGGCAAATCGGAGATGA AGAGATCGATGAAGAAGCACTGGAGCAAGCTCTGGCTGCGGCTGTGACTTGCACAATTTTGGCTGCTGCAGGTCCTCAACGTTCTCGTGTTCTTGCCACCTTGTACAAG GATGAACGTTGCTCTAAGCTAAAGATTTACCCAATCTTGCAGAAG GTTTATTTGGAGAGAATCTTGAGAAAACCAGAAATCGATGCGTTCGCTGAAGAACTGAAACCACATCAG AAAGCACTTCTGCCTGACAATTTTACTGTTCTAGATCGTGCTATGATTGAGCACAATCTCTTGAGTGCTAGCAAACTTTACACAAATATAAG TTTTGATGAGTTGGGCACATTGCTGGGTATCGCTCCTCAAAAGGTTCAGTCCTCAACCAGAAATGATGCTTCTGCATG GCTGAGAAAATAG
- the LOC105159234 gene encoding uncharacterized protein LOC105159234: MRDEEAQKPWTSPTSSPAASFSTKKDGSVLEGVCGRGRYKLWALGAIFLLAIWSMFTGSVTLKSSDVIIKHPSQDLGSSIHGDLDILDVDEREKMVRQMWDAYKHSSTISLPSFWRDAFGAAYQDLTSEVASVRDAALSEIAKMSFRSRDVYEPPPVQSTARKSKEARPR, translated from the exons ATGAGGGATGAAGAAGCCCAAAAGCCATGGACATCTCCCACTAGCAGTCCAGCAGCAAGTTTCAGCACCAAGAAAGATGGTTCGGTCTTGGAGGGCGTGTGTGGCAGAGGCAGATACAAGTTGTGGGCTCTAGGTGCGATCTTCTTGCTTGCAATTTGGTCCATGTTCACTGGCTCTGTCACTCTGAAATCATCTGATGTTATTATTAAACACCCCTCACAGGACttgggctcctccatccaTGGTGATCTTGATATTCTG GATGTGGATGAAAGGGAAAAGATGGTGAGGCAAATGTGGGATGCATACAAGCACAGTAGTACCATTAGCCTGCCAAGTTTCTGGAGAGATGCCTTCGGGGCAGCATACCAGGATTTGACCAGTGAGGTTGCCAGTGTGAGGGATGCTGCCCTTTCGGAGATAGCCAAGATGTCATTCAGGTCCAGAGACGTATATGAGCCGCCTCCAGTTCAATCAACTGCTAG GAAATCCAAGGAAGCGAGACCACGTTAA
- the LOC105159230 gene encoding protein indeterminate-domain 2, whose amino-acid sequence MEMENSSQIPFPAASGESNIPTAGNETKSDQLAETAQPTKKKRSLPGMPDPDAEVIALSPKTLLATNRFVCEICNKGFQRDQNLQLHRRGHNLPWKLRQRTSKEVRKRVYVCPEPTCIHHDPSRALGDLTGIKKHFCRKHGEKKYKCERCSKKYAVHSDWKAHMKTCGTREYRCDCGTLFSRRDSFITHRAFCDALAQEGARTQPLAATSSGGDLKVQVLATPPAASSPPPPPLTPSTGVLSPVLSIQSSAELAPENQAAQLQPSPGTAALSSSTAIINPTNRATSAMAPGSSSTSSGLVSGRTGILSSIFNASTSAELPQPPTQPASYPGLICAMAGPDHQAIDPISLSLSSSLYGSSSLFSAASEVNPQPQYGSSPQPALSATALLQKAAQIGATSSSSSFLRGLGLAMPSPSKVQDNASTMASATSSSNTPLHWTSGVKLEINSLASGLRLGLSSNESSVFNGSMMSRSTSLYGNKPLTLDFLGLGVGAGETSSSGLSAFLSSIGGGLDMASASLAGVRRAEDTWDNPADRKPSV is encoded by the exons ATGGAAATGGAGAATTCATCACAAATTCCATTTCCAGCAGCTTCGGGAGAATCCAATATCCCCACTGCTGGTAATGAAACAAAATCTGATCAACTTGCTGAAACAGCTCAGCCCACCAAGAAAAAGCGGAGTCTTCCGGGAATGCctg ATCCAGATGCAGAAGTGATCGCCTTATCGCCAAAGACATTACTGGCTACAAACAGATTTGTATGCGAGATCTGCAACAAAGGATTCCAGCGAGACCAGAATTTGCAACTCCACAGGCGGGGCCACAACTTGCCGTGGAAACTCCGGCAAAGAACCAGCAAAGAAGTGAGGAAGCGCGTTTATGTGTGCCCGGAGCCCACTTGTATTCACCATGATCCCTCTAGAGCTCTCGGCGATCTCACCGGGATCAAGAAGCATTTCTGCCGGAAACATGGCGAGAAGAAGTATAAGTGCGAGCGGTGTTCCAAGAAATACGCGGTTCATTCTGATTGGAAAGCCCACATGAAAACTTGTGGGACTCGAGAGTATCGTTGTGATTGTGGCACTTTGTTTTCTAG GAGGGACAGTTTTATCACGCATAGGGCGTTCTGCGATGCATTGGCGCAGGAGGGCGCCCGGACTCAACCTCTGGCAGCCACGAGTTCAGGTGGAGATTTAAAGGTTCAGGTTCTTGCGACGCCCCCTGCTGCTTCCAGTCCGCCGCCACCTCCGCTTACTCCGTCCACCGGCGTGTTGTCCCCGGTGCTGTCCATACAAAGTTCAG CTGAATTGGCTCCGGAGAATCAGGCTGCTCAACTACAACCATCACCTGGAACGGCAGCTTTATCATCTTCCACAGCCATTATCAACCCCACCAACCGGGCCACGTCTGCCATGGCTCCGGGTAGCTCTTCCACCTCTAGTGGCCTTGTGTCCGGCCGCACTGGAATTCTTTCCAGTATATTCAATGCGTCAACCTCTGCTGAACTTCCTCAACCACCGACCCAGCCGGCATCATACCCTGGCTTGATATGCGCAATGGCTGGACCTGATCATCAAGCCATCGACCCAATATCACTCTCGCTGTCCTCATCTTTGTATGGATCATCATCTTTATTCTCAGCCGCGTCAGAAGTCAATCCTCAACCGCAATATGGTTCAAGCCCACAACCGGCACTATCTGCAACCGCATTGCTCCAGAAAGCCGCCCAGATTGGCGCAACATCATCTAGTTCTTCATTCCTCCGTGGCCTAGGGTTGGCAATGCCGTCTCCCTCCAAAGTTCAAGACAATGCCTCAACTATGGCGTCGGCAACATCATCTTCAAATACTCCATTGCATTGGACCAGTGGTGTGAAGCTCGAAATCAACTCACTAGCATCCGGTCTCAGACTTGGGCTCTCCTCTAACGAATCATCGGTCTTTAATGGATCAATGATGAGCCGTTCGACAAGTCTGTATGGCAATAAGCCCCTGACTCTTGATTTTCTCGGGCTTGGAGTGGGAGCCGGCGAAACTTCTTCCAGTGGGTTATCGGCCTTCTTAAGCT
- the LOC105159233 gene encoding uncharacterized protein LOC105159233 isoform X1 — translation MELRGCGNTHFIQIIRGDLVIKGYNTDSHGRPALSFKTIKEIYEGKESVKYEVPCFPVAQRTLREIKHEIDEFVSDPDNGLDSDLDDETTLRQLKQRFLKRKRKVTSRDQNSNLAYANQKTLQAESDLNEPIINWKSKNSRKLKAKKNCMKGTVVSSLTTAFDIKSETNLVEGLPQVGPDLALVIRVKVEVPDANELGCKRKTSAAADASMGQNEVASPGGEASNGFQKTMAQLELREPLYSAEECLKCVTNEISYEHLEDNEPISELDPSDGMTGKLETPELFCDESLDLAFLEIEKGKEIRDKNSCRRSLSDDQSSDVCMPSRSYSSMEEISAQGSSSGVPVPRKVIGCNIGCTEDKLMTDEQHNCLSAPEKICSSSQKSITSLRIDDNLAPTNDNIADAEESLTSTLIDLKKNGLNSRSNMENELLKAVEKQGSASSITETKSQSSREHQTSDSADKILTPESRQPPERLLSTRKAISPSSQEQLCLAMNSVELSDGVDQHIGSECKGQLFDRQTEKKSSLVRPEFHRTRLTIKHGGQGQVGQRKVIISSRDIIKKSKNAKVDLESPRFSRTLPNLSAGCTSIQGCSESAIAFSQRQMQDMESLAVKLMNELKSMKDIVEQKLLFEAYRSASLRSDADEVKSAINSASRMEETARKWLSMMQRDCNRFCKIMKLTPNGVAASNDAGPRERKKIIFADEAGGKLCHVKLFEDGITSPLSDGVQQ, via the exons ATGGAACTAAGGGGTTGTGGAAATACACATTTCATCCAAATCATAAGAGGAGATTTGGTTATTAAAGGTTACAATACAGATTCTCATGGAAGGCCAGCCCTTTCATTTAAGACTATTAAGGAAATATACGAGGGTAAAGAAAGTGTGAAATATGAAGTTCCATGTTTCCCTGTGGCACAAAGAACATTAAGGGAAATAAAACATGAAATAGATGAATTTGTTTCAGATCCTGACAATGGTTTGGACAGTGATTTGGATGATGAAACCACATTGAGACAGCTTAAACAAAGGTTcctaaaaaggaaaaggaaagttACTTCTAGGGATCAGAATTCTAACCTGGCATATGCAAACCAAAAGACATTGCAAGCTGAATCCGATCTTAATGAGCCCATTATCAATTGGAAATCCAAGAATTCAAGGAAGTTGAAGGCCAAAAAGAATTGCATGAAGGGAACTGTTGTCTCCTCTTTGACCACTGCCTTTGATATCAAATCCGAAACGAACCTTGTTGAAGGTTTGCCACAAGTTGGTCCTGACCTAGCTCTAGTTATTCGTGTCAAAGTTGAGGTTCCAGATGCCAATGAACTAGGatgcaaaagaaaaacttctgctgctgctgatgcATCCATGGGCCAAAATGAGGTAGCAAGTCCGGGTGGTGAAGCGTCAAATGGATTCCAGAAAACGATGGCTCAGCTAGAACTGAGAGAACCATTATATTCTGCAGAAGAATGCCTGAAGTGTGTTACTAATGAGATTTCCTACGAACATTTGGAGGACAATGAGCCCATTTCTGAACTCGACCCATCGGACGGCATGACTGGTAAGTTGGAAACTCCAGAATTGTTTTGCGATGAATCTCTAGATTTGGCTTTTTTGGAAATTGAGAAGGGCAAAGAGATTAGGGATAAAAATTCTTGCAGAAGGTCACTCTCTGATGACCAAAGTTCAGATGTGTGTATGCCTTCCAGAAGTTATTCTAGTATGGAAGAGATATCTGCACAAGGCAGTAGTTCTGGAGTCCCAGTTCCTCGTAAGGTTATTGGCTGTAACATTGGATGCACTGAGGATAAATTAATGACAGATGAGCAACATAATTGTCTGAGTGCCCCTGAGAAGATCTGCAGTTCTTCTCAGAAGTCCATTACTTCCTTGAGGATTGATGATAATTTAGCTCCAACCAATGATAATATAGCTGACGCGGAGGAATCATTAACATCTACCTTGATagatctaaaaaaaaatggcttGAACTCTAGAAGTAATATGGAGAATGAATTATTGAAGGCTGTGGAGAAGCAGGGTTCAGCATCTTCAATCACCGAGACAAAAAGTCAGTCCTCCAGAGAGCACCAAACTTCAGATAGTGCTGACAAAATTTTAACACCAGAATCACGTCAGCCTCCAGAAAGACTTCTTTCTACACGAAAG GCCATCTCTCCGTCTTCTCAAGAGCAATTATGCTTGGCAATGAATTCAGTTGAGCTATCAGATGGTGTTGACCAACATA TTGGTTCAGAATGCAAAGGGCAGCTCTTTGACAGACAAACTGAGAAGAAGTCTTCACTTGTAAGACCAGAATTCCATCGTACTAGACTAACCATTAAACATGGAGGGCAGGGGCAGGTTGGCCAGAGAAAAGTCATCATAAGTTCCAGAGATATCATAAAGAAGTCAAAGAATGCAAAAGTCGATCTTGAGAGTCCTCGTTTTTCCCGCACCCTGCCTAACCTTAGTGCTGGATGTACGTCCATTCAAGGTTGTTCTGAAAGTGCTATTGCATTCTCACAGCGGCAGATGCAAGACATGGAGTCTCTTGCAGTGAAGCTGATGAACGAGCTGAAATCGATGAAGGACATTGTAGAGCAAAAGTTGCTTTTTGAAGCATATCGCAGTGCTTCCTTGAGAAGTGATGCAGATGAG GTAAAATCAGCAATTAATAGTGCTTCGAGAATGGAGGAAACAGCACGAAAGTGGCTATCCATGATGCAAAGGGACTGCAACcgtttttgtaaaataatg AAACTGACTCCGAATGGTGTTGCTGCCTCCAATGATGCTGGCCCCAGGGAGaggaaaaagattatttttgcCGATGAAGCTGGTGGTAAGCTATGTCATGTCAAACTTTTCGAAGATGGCATCACTTCCCCTTTATCTGATGGCGTCCAACAGTAA
- the LOC105159232 gene encoding COP9 signalosome complex subunit 4 isoform X3 translates to MESAFASASAISDQRQKIEQYKHILASVLSSNDVVQAKQFIDHMLSDDVPLVVSRQLLQMFAQELGRLEPEFQKEIAHYTLNQIQHRVVSFEEQVLIIREKLAALYESEQEWSKAAQMLSGIDLDSGMRVIDDTFRLSKCVQIARLYLEDDDAVNAEAFINKASFLVTNSRHEVLNLQYKVCYARILDLKRKFLEAALRYYDISQIEKRQIGDEEIDEEALEQALAAAVTCTILAAAGPQRSRVLATLYKDERCSKLKIYPILQKVYLERILRKPEIDAFAEELKPHQKALLPDNFTVLDRAMIEHNLLSASKLYTNISFDELGTLLGIAPQKVQSSTRNDASAW, encoded by the exons ATGGAGAGCGCATTCGCTAGCGCGTCAGCGATCAGTGACCAACGGCAAAAGATCGAACAGTACAAACACATTCTCGCCTCCGTCCTCTCCTCAAACGATGTCGTCCAAGCCAAACAATTCATCGACCACA TGTTATCGGACGATGTGCCGCTTGTGGTGTCGAGGCAGCTCCTGCAGATGTTTGCCCAGGAGCTAGGGAGGTTGGAGCCCGAGTTTCAGAAGGAAATTGCTCATTATACTCTTAATCAGATTCAACATCGTGTTGTTTCCTTTGAGGAACAG GTGTTGATCATCAGAGAAAAGCTTGCCGCACTGTATGAATCGGAACAAGAATGGTCAAAAGCTGCACAAATGCTTAGTGGCATTGATTTGGATTCTGGAATGAG AGTAATTGATGATACCTTCAGGCTGTCAAAATGTGTCCAAATTGCTCGGCTTTACCTTGAG GACGATGATGCAGTTAATGCCGAAGCTTTCATAAACAAAGCTTCCTTTTTGGTTACAAACAGTCGACATGAAGTGTTGAATTTGCAATACAAG GTTTGCTATGCGAGAATACTAGATTTGAAAAGGAAGTTCTTGGAAGCTGCTCTACGGTATTATGATATATCCCAAATTGAGAAGCGGCAAATCGGAGATGA AGAGATCGATGAAGAAGCACTGGAGCAAGCTCTGGCTGCGGCTGTGACTTGCACAATTTTGGCTGCTGCAGGTCCTCAACGTTCTCGTGTTCTTGCCACCTTGTACAAG GATGAACGTTGCTCTAAGCTAAAGATTTACCCAATCTTGCAGAAG GTTTATTTGGAGAGAATCTTGAGAAAACCAGAAATCGATGCGTTCGCTGAAGAACTGAAACCACATCAG AAAGCACTTCTGCCTGACAATTTTACTGTTCTAGATCGTGCTATGATTGAGCACAATCTCTTGAGTGCTAGCAAACTTTACACAAATATAAG TTTTGATGAGTTGGGCACATTGCTGGGTATCGCTCCTCAAAAGGTTCAGTCCTCAACCAGAAATGATGCTTCTGCATG GTAA
- the LOC105159231 gene encoding uncharacterized protein LOC105159231 isoform X2, with product MNWVQRKIYLYNVTFGLYMLDWWERYLFNTLVIVLMWFVFYNSSRYVADFCKSGH from the exons ATGAACTGGGTTCAACGCAAGATTTATCTTTACAATGTTACATTCGGGCTCTACATGCTGGATTGGTGGGAGCGTTACCTTTTCA ATACGCTGGTTATCGTGTTGATGTGGTTTGTTTTCTACAACAGTTCGCGATACGTCGCTGACTTCTGCAAAAG TGGACACTAG
- the LOC105159232 gene encoding COP9 signalosome complex subunit 4 isoform X1 has translation MESAFASASAISDQRQKIEQYKHILASVLSSNDVVQAKQFIDHMLSDDVPLVVSRQLLQMFAQELGRLEPEFQKEIAHYTLNQIQHRVVSFEEQVLIIREKLAALYESEQEWSKAAQMLSGIDLDSGMRVIDDTFRLSKCVQIARLYLEDDDAVNAEAFINKASFLVTNSRHEVLNLQYKVCYARILDLKRKFLEAALRYYDISQIEKRQIGDEEIDEEALEQALAAAVTCTILAAAGPQRSRVLATLYKDERCSKLKIYPILQKVYLERILRKPEIDAFAEELKPHQKALLPDNFTVLDRAMIEHNLLSASKLYTNISFDELGTLLGIAPQKAEKIASRMICEDRMRGSIDQVEAIIHFEDDTEELQQWDQQIFGLCQALNEILDSMAKKGLPIPV, from the exons ATGGAGAGCGCATTCGCTAGCGCGTCAGCGATCAGTGACCAACGGCAAAAGATCGAACAGTACAAACACATTCTCGCCTCCGTCCTCTCCTCAAACGATGTCGTCCAAGCCAAACAATTCATCGACCACA TGTTATCGGACGATGTGCCGCTTGTGGTGTCGAGGCAGCTCCTGCAGATGTTTGCCCAGGAGCTAGGGAGGTTGGAGCCCGAGTTTCAGAAGGAAATTGCTCATTATACTCTTAATCAGATTCAACATCGTGTTGTTTCCTTTGAGGAACAG GTGTTGATCATCAGAGAAAAGCTTGCCGCACTGTATGAATCGGAACAAGAATGGTCAAAAGCTGCACAAATGCTTAGTGGCATTGATTTGGATTCTGGAATGAG AGTAATTGATGATACCTTCAGGCTGTCAAAATGTGTCCAAATTGCTCGGCTTTACCTTGAG GACGATGATGCAGTTAATGCCGAAGCTTTCATAAACAAAGCTTCCTTTTTGGTTACAAACAGTCGACATGAAGTGTTGAATTTGCAATACAAG GTTTGCTATGCGAGAATACTAGATTTGAAAAGGAAGTTCTTGGAAGCTGCTCTACGGTATTATGATATATCCCAAATTGAGAAGCGGCAAATCGGAGATGA AGAGATCGATGAAGAAGCACTGGAGCAAGCTCTGGCTGCGGCTGTGACTTGCACAATTTTGGCTGCTGCAGGTCCTCAACGTTCTCGTGTTCTTGCCACCTTGTACAAG GATGAACGTTGCTCTAAGCTAAAGATTTACCCAATCTTGCAGAAG GTTTATTTGGAGAGAATCTTGAGAAAACCAGAAATCGATGCGTTCGCTGAAGAACTGAAACCACATCAG AAAGCACTTCTGCCTGACAATTTTACTGTTCTAGATCGTGCTATGATTGAGCACAATCTCTTGAGTGCTAGCAAACTTTACACAAATATAAG TTTTGATGAGTTGGGCACATTGCTGGGTATCGCTCCTCAAAAG GCTGAGAAAATAGCTTCAAGAATGATCTGTGAAGATAGAATGAGGGGATCTATTGATCAG GTTGAAGCAATCATACATTTTGAGGATGACACCGAGGAATTGCAACAATGGGATCAACAG ATATTTGGATTGTGTCAAGCTCTCAACGAAATTCTGGATAGCATGGCGAAGAAGGGTTTACCCATTCCCGTCTAG